The genomic window TGTTCCATGATATAATCTGCTCAAAAAGGTTTCCGTGTCTTTTCATTTCAAAATCTGTTGTAAGCGATTGTTAGATTCCTGCCTTTTTTTTACAGAGAAATTCACTAATCTATGGTGAGATTGTTGTTCTCTCTGCTTGACATCGGCAAAAATTTGATGAAGATTAAATTGAAACTGTTGACAATGTTGCTCTCGAATCTGATGAATTTCTTCGACAATTGGATCAATATACATAAGTATCCTCCTTAAGCTCTTCTGGCGTACAAATAATTGGAAACAGATATCCTTCTGCTTCGCAAATACGCCGAACATTTTCTTTTGTCGTCGCATGATTAATGTGCGTACAATTCCATGTTAACAAGTAATCCATCTTATGTACTGATGCTATCGCAATATGAGAGATATCCTGGATGACTTTGATAGGAAAAAGGCGGCTATTGATAATTGTCTGAACTAATGCCTCAACTTCAGGAGTGATTTCAAGCAACGGAAAAGGATTTAGAAATGTCAATCGTCTTTGGGCAGCCTCGAAATCGCCTGCTGCCGCTTCATCAAGAACAAATTGTGAGATATAGATATCATACTTTGATGCTTCTTGTTGCCACCACTCCTGGGTTATCGCCTGATGTGCCGCAACAATTAAATTTTGACTAACCCATGCAGTGTAGTAACTTGGAATTGTAGTTTCAAGA from bacterium includes these protein-coding regions:
- a CDS encoding type II toxin-antitoxin system VapC family toxin, translating into MNKASLYLETTIPSYYTAWVSQNLIVAAHQAITQEWWQQEASKYDIYISQFVLDEAAAGDFEAAQRRLTFLNPFPLLEITPEVEALVQTIINSRLFPIKVIQDISHIAIASVHKMDYLLTWNCTHINHATTKENVRRICEAEGYLFPIICTPEELKEDTYVY